In Flectobacillus major DSM 103, the DNA window GTGCTACTTTTTGGGTATCTAATATGGTCAAGATGAGAATTGGGCGTATTGGTTACTAAAAGATTTGCTCCTTTAGGAGTTAAGTAATGGGTTCTTTCAAGTAGTATTCAATACTTCAATGGTACATATTTTATATATCATGCGTTACGGAGTTTTTGCAAGTTCTCGTAAACCCTGTTTTTTACTCATACTTTCAGTTTTACGAATTGTGAAACCGTAAGAAACTTGTAAGTGGCAAGTTCTTTTAAAATCTTTCCCTGCATCCCTGTAATTATCAAGATACTGGCTCTATCGTTTTGTTTAGTATTCCATTTCATGGGTCAAGATGTCTTCGCTAAATCTAACGCCCAAATCGGGCTTTTCCTGTGGTGGCTCTCGGCTGAATGCTTGTTTTACGCTCTCATCTGTTGGGGGAGTGTCAAGCAATGATTCATAGGGGTTATTTTCTCTATAAATCATTTGCTCTAAAATAGTATTAATTGGTTTCTTTCTGTAATATTTATCCTTTTGCTTTTTTAATATGGCGTTTCGCTGTTCATCAGTCATGGAGTTTTTATTATCCAAGCTCTCGGTGGGACTATGTAATACAAATGGTTCTCATTCACCTATTTTGACCATGAATTGCCCAATTTGTAGCTTTTTTAATATTTCAAGCTCTGCGTCTGTTTCCCTACTGAGGATTGTATGAGACTTGTGAGAATTTGCACCAATAATTTTTATCTTGGTAGTTCATAAAATAGCGTCCTGTTCTTCTCAGTCCATTCATTGCCCTACAAATTGATTAGCGATTGTGAGGTACATTTTATATTTTCTTCCCTGTGTAAGAATCCTAATCATTGAGGGAGAAACAAAATCTTGGAACTCATCAATGTATAAGTAAACAGGCTTTCTTTCGTCTTTCTCAAGTCCTGCTCTTTGAAATGATATACTTTGAAGTAGTGAAATAATGATTTTTCCAATAAAGAGAGGTGCTTGGTCGCCTAAATTTCCTACTGCAAGATTGAATAGTATGAGCATATTTGAATCAATAGCATCTTTGAGATTGATTGTACTTTCACCAGTGACCATATTTGAGAATGAAGGCATATTTAAAAGCCTTTGGGTCTTGGTGTAGATTCAAGCCTTTGAGTCTTTGAATGATGCAATGTTTCACCAAACATCTCTAAAGAAACTCCTTGTAGCTGGGTTGGTGCTATTCCTTCAAGCCTCGATTAGTTGCTCCGCTTGAATATTGTCTTTTGTGGGGGTAATCATCGTTTGTAAGTCCCACAAACTGCTTCATTCTTTATCAAGTAACACACTTGTACAGTTATAGAGTATTGTTTGCATTTGACTTGTTAGGGGTTGTCCGAAAGAATCACAAATTTCCTCTAACGCTTTTGCAATTTGCTGATTAGTTAGGTCTATTTCTCTGTCTTTATTGGCGTTGTCATGAAGCTGAAAAGGGTTGATTACTGGCGTGTACTCGCCCTTGAATAAATCCAAGTCAATGTAAGTAAGTTTTCACTTCATTACCTGCTCGGTATTCTCTTTAAACTGTGCTATTTCTTTGGTAAAATCTCCGTTTGGGTCAATAACGATAATAGAACAGTCTTTTTTTAAATTTTGCCTCATATCTTGCAATATCATGGATTTCATCAGTTCACTTTTTCCACTTCATGGCGTTCCTGTTATTCGTGAGTGAATTCTAAACTGCTTAGGGACTGCTACTTTATGCCAATTATGAAATATTGAATATAGTTTTTTATTCTTCTTTCTCATAAATTCAAAGTAACTTTTCAAATCATCTTCTTTGTAATTCATAATGAATTGTTGTCTTGAAACTTCGTTTTTGATTCATGCAAGTCTGTATATCGGGTGACGTATTAGCAAATCATCAAGTGATTTACTATAACCTTCTTTATGGATTCATTGGGTATGAGTCCCTTTAAATATTTCTTGAAATTCGGAGAACTTAACAAATCTATATCTTATAAATAACCATTCAACCAATCAGCGAAACACCCAAAACCACTTCATTTTTTTATCATATTCGATATGCCATAAACTCATGAATTCATCTACTAACTGTGGAATATCACACAATCTTGTACTACCTAAAAATAAACTTTCGGGGGTGTGGGGGTCACACGTTTTAGTCAGCTTATACATTAATCTCACCATCTTCTCACCAATCGACATTCGTAAAAATAGAGGGTAAAACAAAAGGTATCGGGATACCTTTTTTTAATTAAACATTAGACTATCAATAAAAGGATAATTCCTTTTATGAAAATTCAATAGTATATGTATTCATGTTCTCCCATAAAACAATAAATACGGTTTCCCATAAACCCATAAACCCATATTCTATGTAGTCAATCATTTTATGTGAATACATAGCTTATTGACTTTTCTTTTCTCTCATGTACCCATGATTTTCAAGGTACTCTTCAAGTGCCTTTTCAAATACAGGTCTTAGCTTTAATTTGTTTTGAGCTGCATAAATTCTTACGTCATGTAATAACGTGCTTTCAATATCAACGGTCATTTTATCAACACTTACTTTCTCTTCAACAGGCTTTACAACGTTATCTTTTGTAGTTTGTAAGGGAGTCTTTGATGGTTGATTAATTAAGTTCTTCACCATGTCACTTGCTATGCCTTTGTGGTCTTTTTTCTCTTTTCCCATAGTTGTATTGTAATAATTAAATTAGTTATTCATCATAGTAATAATCTCTTTTGCAAGGCTTATAATCTCATCTTTTGCCTTTTCATCATCTGTTTCAAATACACCTCCTGAGATGGGGGAGCGTGTATAGCTTACTCTATCGCTTACCATCGCTTCCAACATTGGAAAATCGTATTGTTGCAATACCTCTTTCATATCTTCGGTTATACTGGTGCGACTTTTAACCATGTTTACCACGATACCACTTTTAAGATGTGGTCGTTGGCTCTGTGCCTTTTTTAATAGTTCAATTGTTGCACTAATTGCCATAATATCCAAGATGCTTGCTTTTGTTGGCACTAACACAAAATCAGAATAGCCGAAAAACTCAGGAAGTGCAGTAGTCAAATATGGGGGAGTATCAATAATTGCAATATCATATTTGCTTTTTGCTTGCTCCATTTCTTTAGGCTGTATCAAATCAATTCCTTGTTTAGCAAGAATATCTTTGAGTCCTGAGATACTACCTTGTGGGTCAATATCAATTACGGCTACTTTTGCACCTTGTGAAAAGCAATAAGCAAGATTCAAAGATAGGGTAGTCTTACCAACTCCTCCTTTTTGATGGGCTACTGTGATAATTTTCATCTGTATTGTTAATAATTAGATACTTGATTTATTGATAGTCTGCGGTTATGCTCGAAAAATTCAAGGGCTTGTTTCATTTCTTTACGATTCAATACCATCAAATAAGGTTTACGGTTGGATGGATGCACCAAACGACAATCAACTTTAAAGATTGTTCCGACTGGATATTTTGCCCTGAGCGTTTTAGAACACTCGACAAAACTACTTATTACGCTTTGCCCTTCGATTGGCTTTAAGCGAATTTTTGAACCAATCTTTACGGATTGGATATATACATCTAAAAAAATGTTCGGTCGTGTACTAATTGAGTCAAATAGTCCCATTTCTGAATGCTTTTTACAAAGATACATAAAACCCATAAACCCACAAAACAATATTCCCATAAATACAGGAATATGGTTTTATGGGTTTACATAGTATTTGCAAGTGCAAATTGTATCAAAAAAAAGAATCCATGCAGTTGCATACCTGGTGCAGCTACATGGATTGTGCGACTGAATACAGTCATTAATTTAATGCGAGTTCCTTTTGAATTACCTTTAAAACATTCCTATCAATTCTTTCTTTGGAGTCCATACCTAAGCCTATACGCTGGTCGTGGTTTAAGAAATAATTGAATCCATTGTAAAGCAACCATGCGTTTGGAGTGGTGCTTAATTCTTCGGCTTCCTGATAGACCTTGAGCGGTACTTCTTGAATAATCTTTTTTGGAAAAGCATCATGGTTTTTAAACTCCTTGAGCTTATCCATAATCTGCTCCATTTCCTTACTGGTTACTTGCCTTTCTGTGAGTTTGCGGAACTCCTGCAACTGCACATCAAGTGCATCTAAACGAGTTAGGATTGCATCTAAGTTGAAAAGAAAATCTTTGTCGTGCCGTTGGGCAATTTGCGTGTCTTTTTTCCATGCCATCATACCATTAGTACAAACCTGACGGTAAAACGATAATGCAATTGAGTGCTGTAAACTTCCATCATAAGAGTTTTGAACTTCAATCATTGCATTTAAAGCATCCTTATCAGCAACTTGTATGACCTTATCAGTCAAAATAAATTGAGCTGAAAATCTGCGGTCGTCTTCGTTGGTACATTGCACCCTAAACCCTGTTGAACCCAATATTGAATTGAGTTTATCATGGATAGGCATAATGAGCTGTTCGTTGGTTACTAACTGATACTTGCTACCTGCCATGTGTAAAACTTTGTTCATGGAGGGGCAGTAGATGGCAGAGCTGTATTGACTCGAAAATTGATAATCTGTGAGTATCTCACGGTTATCATCTAACTGTATTTGTTCTACTCCAAAAAGTAGATTTTCAAGGGATGCCGACCTCCCTTTGAGGGTTGCGTTTGATTCTTTACTCATGCGAATTTTATTTTTGTTTGGGTCGCATGAATAAGGTTTTGATTGAATAAATCAATATAAACCTTTGATAATATGGTGTTTATGTAATCCCATAAACCCATATTACTGTATTTATGGGTGTATTGATTTGCTAAATATGAAGAAACCAGTAAAATATTAAGGCAGATTTTTCACGAACCTTAAATTTTACTAAAA includes these proteins:
- a CDS encoding ParA family protein, with protein sequence MKIITVAHQKGGVGKTTLSLNLAYCFSQGAKVAVIDIDPQGSISGLKDILAKQGIDLIQPKEMEQAKSKYDIAIIDTPPYLTTALPEFFGYSDFVLVPTKASILDIMAISATIELLKKAQSQRPHLKSGIVVNMVKSRTSITEDMKEVLQQYDFPMLEAMVSDRVSYTRSPISGGVFETDDEKAKDEIISLAKEIITMMNN
- a CDS encoding DUF932 domain-containing protein produces the protein MSKESNATLKGRSASLENLLFGVEQIQLDDNREILTDYQFSSQYSSAIYCPSMNKVLHMAGSKYQLVTNEQLIMPIHDKLNSILGSTGFRVQCTNEDDRRFSAQFILTDKVIQVADKDALNAMIEVQNSYDGSLQHSIALSFYRQVCTNGMMAWKKDTQIAQRHDKDFLFNLDAILTRLDALDVQLQEFRKLTERQVTSKEMEQIMDKLKEFKNHDAFPKKIIQEVPLKVYQEAEELSTTPNAWLLYNGFNYFLNHDQRIGLGMDSKERIDRNVLKVIQKELALN